Proteins encoded by one window of Pseudomonas sp. PSKL.D1:
- a CDS encoding alkene reductase, whose protein sequence is MTTLFDPITLGDVQLPNRIIMAPLTRCRADDGRVPNALMAEYYVQRASAGLILSEATSVTPMGVGYPDTPGIWNDQQVRGWNNVTKAVHAAGGRIFLQLWHVGRISHPMYLNGELPVAPSAIQPKGHVSLVRPITEYPTPRALETEEIADVVEAYRSAAENAKAAGFDGVEIHGANGYLLDQFLQSSTNQRTDRYGGTLENRARLLLEVTDAAIEVWGAGRVGVHLSPRADLHDMGDENRAETFTYLARELGQRGIAFICSRENEADDSIGPLIKQAFGGPYIVNEGFDKASANAALAKGTADAVAFGVPFIANPDLPARLAADAPLNEARGETFYSQGAVGYIDYPRL, encoded by the coding sequence ATGACCACGCTTTTCGATCCGATCACACTGGGTGATGTGCAATTGCCCAACCGTATCATCATGGCACCGCTGACCCGCTGCCGCGCCGACGACGGCCGTGTGCCCAACGCACTGATGGCCGAATACTATGTTCAGCGCGCCAGCGCCGGGCTGATCCTCAGCGAAGCTACCTCGGTCACGCCCATGGGCGTGGGCTACCCCGACACGCCTGGCATCTGGAACGACCAGCAGGTGCGCGGCTGGAACAACGTCACCAAAGCCGTGCATGCGGCAGGCGGCCGGATCTTCCTGCAACTGTGGCACGTAGGGCGTATTTCCCACCCCATGTACCTGAACGGCGAATTGCCGGTGGCGCCAAGTGCGATCCAGCCCAAAGGCCATGTGAGCCTGGTGCGCCCGATCACCGAGTACCCAACCCCACGCGCCCTGGAAACCGAAGAAATCGCCGACGTCGTCGAGGCGTACCGCAGCGCGGCTGAAAACGCCAAGGCCGCCGGCTTCGATGGCGTGGAAATCCACGGTGCCAATGGCTACCTGCTGGACCAGTTCCTGCAAAGCAGCACCAACCAGCGCACCGACCGCTACGGCGGCACGCTGGAAAACCGCGCGCGCTTGCTGCTGGAAGTCACCGATGCTGCCATCGAGGTGTGGGGCGCGGGCCGTGTGGGCGTGCACCTGTCGCCACGTGCAGACCTGCACGACATGGGCGATGAAAACCGCGCCGAAACCTTCACCTATTTGGCTCGGGAGCTGGGCCAGCGCGGCATCGCCTTCATCTGCTCACGGGAGAACGAAGCCGATGACAGTATCGGGCCTCTGATCAAGCAGGCCTTCGGCGGGCCGTACATTGTCAATGAAGGCTTCGACAAGGCCAGTGCCAATGCGGCGTTGGCCAAAGGCACGGCCGATGCTGTGGCGTTTGGCGTGCCGTTTATTGCCAACCCGGATTTGCCAGCGCGGCTGGCGGCGGATGCGCCGCTGAATGAGGCGCGAGGCGAGACCTTCTATAGCCAGGGTGCGGTGGGGTACATCGACTATCCGCGGTTGTGA
- a CDS encoding ArsR/SmtB family transcription factor, with protein sequence MPLDLDEIIKALAHPVRREILQWLKDPAAQFPDQYHSTENGVCAGQIDQRCGLSQSTVSAHLATLQRAGLIHSQKIGQWHFFKRDEATIQAFLEQLRQAL encoded by the coding sequence ATGCCCCTTGATCTCGACGAAATCATAAAAGCACTGGCCCACCCGGTCCGCCGAGAAATCCTCCAATGGCTGAAAGACCCGGCTGCGCAATTTCCCGACCAGTACCACAGCACCGAAAACGGTGTGTGTGCCGGGCAGATCGACCAACGCTGCGGCCTGTCGCAGTCGACGGTGTCCGCCCACCTGGCCACCTTGCAGCGCGCCGGGCTGATCCACAGCCAGAAGATTGGCCAGTGGCATTTTTTCAAACGCGACGAAGCCACCATTCAGGCGTTTCTCGAACAACTGCGCCAAGCACTCTGA
- a CDS encoding acyl carrier protein phosphodiesterase yields MNYLAHLHLGGPAPQQLLGSLYGDFVKGSLEGRFAPELEASIRLHRQIDSYTDRHPEVLAALARFPRERRRFAGIVLDVFFDHCLARHWADYAEQPLAQFTRAFYQVLLAEPELPGRLARIAPFMAADDWLGAYGDFATLEQVFNGIGRRLSRPEGMVGVMAELECLYEPLMADFREFYPQLQGFAAAGR; encoded by the coding sequence ATGAACTACCTCGCACACCTGCACCTGGGCGGCCCGGCGCCGCAACAATTGCTGGGCAGCCTGTATGGCGACTTTGTCAAAGGCTCGTTAGAAGGACGCTTCGCGCCTGAACTGGAGGCGTCGATCCGGCTGCATCGGCAAATCGACAGTTACACCGACCGTCACCCAGAGGTGCTGGCGGCATTGGCGCGCTTCCCACGTGAGCGCAGGCGGTTTGCCGGGATTGTCCTTGACGTGTTTTTCGACCACTGCCTGGCGCGCCATTGGGCGGACTACGCCGAGCAGCCACTGGCGCAGTTCACCCGGGCGTTTTACCAGGTGTTGCTGGCGGAGCCCGAGCTGCCCGGGCGGCTGGCGCGCATAGCGCCGTTCATGGCGGCGGATGACTGGTTGGGGGCGTATGGCGATTTTGCCACGCTGGAGCAGGTGTTCAACGGCATTGGCCGGCGGCTGTCTCGGCCGGAGGGGATGGTGGGGGTGATGGCGGAGCTGGAGTGCTTGTACGAGCCGTTGATGGCGGATTTCCGCGAGTTTTACCCACAGTTGCAGGGGTTTGCGGCGGCGGGGCGGTAG
- a CDS encoding lysophospholipid acyltransferase family protein, whose amino-acid sequence MPRLRVLARLSRLLLVLLLGMLMASVIALGERLGLKAPIERRQRWTCLFMKQLVGALPFNVRVIGQLPQRPMLWVSNHVSWTDIPLLGMLLPLSFLSKAEVRQWPVAGWLAEKAGTLFIRRGGGDAQRLREEISGQLGLARPLLIFPEGTTTDGRQLRTFHGRLLAGAIDRGVAVQPVAIQYLREGKADPIAPFIGDDDLVSHLMRLFAHPRGEVCIHLLQPIGSVGKERAALALQAQQAIHRAMFGVQEVEVVSQAA is encoded by the coding sequence ATGCCTAGGCTGCGGGTGCTCGCCCGCCTCTCGCGCCTGTTGCTGGTGCTGCTACTTGGCATGCTGATGGCCAGCGTGATCGCCCTGGGCGAACGCCTGGGGCTGAAGGCCCCCATCGAGCGCCGTCAACGCTGGACTTGCCTGTTCATGAAGCAGCTGGTCGGGGCCTTGCCGTTCAATGTGCGGGTAATTGGCCAACTGCCGCAACGGCCGATGCTGTGGGTCAGCAACCATGTGTCCTGGACCGACATTCCGCTGCTCGGCATGCTGCTGCCGCTGTCATTCCTGTCCAAGGCTGAGGTGCGCCAGTGGCCCGTGGCCGGCTGGCTGGCGGAAAAGGCCGGCACGCTGTTCATCCGCCGTGGCGGTGGCGATGCCCAACGCCTGCGTGAAGAAATCAGCGGCCAACTGGGGCTTGCCCGTCCGCTGCTGATATTCCCCGAAGGCACCACCACCGACGGGCGCCAGTTGCGTACCTTCCATGGCCGATTGCTGGCCGGTGCCATTGATCGGGGTGTGGCGGTGCAGCCAGTGGCGATTCAGTACCTGCGTGAGGGTAAAGCTGACCCGATTGCGCCGTTCATTGGCGATGATGACCTGGTCTCGCACCTGATGCGGCTGTTTGCCCACCCTCGCGGCGAGGTGTGCATTCATCTGCTGCAACCGATCGGCAGCGTGGGGAAGGAACGGGCAGCGCTGGCGCTTCAAGCTCAGCAAGCCATTCACAGGGCGATGTTCGGGGTGCAAGAGGTCGAGGTCGTGTCACAAGCGGCATGA
- the olsB gene encoding L-ornithine N(alpha)-acyltransferase: protein MTRIAHSGDNSTERRLQAERLVGAAALQEAQALRYKVFSAEFKAKLKGAEQGLDMDDYDEHCRHIGVRDLSTGELVATTRLLDHQAASSLGRFYSEEEFSLHGLLQLQGPILELGRTCVAPDYRNGGTIAVLWGELAEVLNEGRYSYLMGCASIPMQDGGVQAHAVMQRLRERYLCTEHLRAEPKNPLPTLALPGNVIAEMPPLLKAYMRLGAKICGEPCWDEDFQVADVFILLKRDDLCPRYARHFKAAV, encoded by the coding sequence ATGACTCGGATCGCTCACTCTGGCGACAACAGCACTGAACGCCGTCTGCAAGCCGAACGCCTGGTCGGCGCTGCGGCCCTGCAGGAAGCACAGGCCCTGCGCTACAAGGTGTTCAGCGCAGAATTCAAGGCCAAGCTCAAAGGCGCCGAACAGGGCCTGGACATGGATGACTACGACGAGCACTGCCGCCACATCGGTGTGCGCGACCTGAGCACCGGCGAACTGGTGGCCACCACCCGACTGCTCGACCACCAGGCCGCCAGCAGCCTGGGGCGCTTCTACAGCGAAGAAGAATTCAGCCTGCATGGCCTGCTGCAACTGCAAGGCCCGATCCTTGAACTGGGCCGTACCTGCGTGGCCCCTGATTACCGCAACGGCGGCACCATCGCGGTGCTCTGGGGCGAGTTGGCCGAAGTGCTAAACGAAGGCCGCTACAGCTACCTGATGGGCTGCGCCAGCATCCCCATGCAAGACGGCGGCGTGCAGGCGCATGCGGTCATGCAGCGCCTGCGCGAGCGCTACCTGTGCACCGAACATCTGCGTGCCGAACCGAAAAACCCGCTGCCCACCCTGGCCCTGCCCGGCAACGTCATTGCCGAAATGCCACCGTTGCTCAAGGCTTACATGCGCCTGGGCGCGAAGATTTGTGGCGAGCCGTGCTGGGATGAGGACTTCCAGGTGGCCGACGTGTTCATCCTGCTCAAGCGCGACGACCTGTGCCCGCGTTACGCCCGCCACTTCAAGGCGGCTGTCTGA
- a CDS encoding acyl-CoA dehydrogenase translates to MAWLQRLNDPFRQPLAGSLGEVYATQLERLGAASPFELAVLGGRAMATPGLAFLIGYQAALRVLWPSAPASLGALCATERRSVRPADMQTRLKDLRLTGSKDFVTAGLDAEWLLVAARCEEAGEAPRLNLAVVYPGEHGVTLEALPTLPLMPEVGHGRLHLDQAACELLAGDGWDAYVKPFRSLEDLYVLAALVAWLYGVAQESGWPQALRLRLLALLAGCSEGSRQCADSTGCHLLLGGLFAEFQALREAIDAALRVGPEAWAQLWQRDQGVLALATAARDKRLDKAWAAAGLS, encoded by the coding sequence ATGGCCTGGTTGCAGCGACTCAACGACCCGTTCCGCCAACCGCTGGCCGGCAGCCTTGGTGAGGTGTATGCGACCCAGCTTGAACGGCTGGGGGCGGCTAGCCCGTTTGAGCTGGCAGTGCTGGGCGGGCGGGCCATGGCCACGCCGGGCCTGGCTTTTCTGATCGGTTACCAGGCGGCTTTGCGCGTGCTGTGGCCCAGCGCCCCGGCCAGCCTTGGCGCGCTGTGCGCCACCGAGCGGCGCAGCGTGCGGCCGGCAGACATGCAAACGCGCTTGAAGGACTTGCGGCTGACCGGCAGCAAAGACTTCGTGACTGCCGGGCTTGATGCCGAATGGTTACTGGTGGCCGCACGCTGCGAAGAAGCGGGCGAGGCGCCACGGCTGAACCTGGCGGTGGTCTACCCGGGCGAGCATGGCGTAACGCTGGAAGCACTGCCCACACTGCCGCTGATGCCAGAGGTTGGTCACGGCCGCCTGCACCTTGACCAGGCAGCCTGCGAGTTGCTGGCCGGCGATGGTTGGGATGCTTACGTCAAACCGTTCCGCTCGCTGGAAGACTTGTACGTGTTGGCGGCGCTGGTGGCCTGGCTGTATGGCGTAGCACAGGAAAGTGGCTGGCCGCAGGCGCTGCGTTTGCGCCTGCTGGCGTTACTGGCGGGTTGTTCAGAGGGCAGCCGGCAGTGTGCCGACAGCACGGGGTGCCATTTGCTGCTGGGGGGGCTGTTTGCCGAATTTCAGGCGCTGCGTGAAGCCATCGATGCGGCGCTCAGGGTGGGGCCAGAGGCATGGGCTCAACTGTGGCAACGGGACCAGGGAGTGCTGGCGCTCGCGACGGCTGCCCGGGATAAACGCCTGGACAAGGCCTGGGCTGCTGCGGGATTGTCGTGA
- a CDS encoding serine hydrolase domain-containing protein: MLKGLLLVLFVVMACAKAEDWPDPEWQVAPVTLNWQAVDNYAFPARTPARNGIRTDALLIIRDGRILHERYVAPTTASTPHLTWSVSKSVLATLLGVALGEGRFHLHDPVARFYPAMQAHPNVQMVDLLHWASGLEWQEDYEYAPLKSSVVAMLYTRGRHDMAAYAAAHGTGVAPGQRFHYSSGDSNVLAAALRGMLDAGRYADYPWQALFTPLGIDSAVWERDAAGTFIGSSYLYLSARDLARIGLLMQREGQWAGRQLLPASWVAFARTPFQQAEAVPGEANPGGHWWLNRPLPGAAAPWPDAPPDTYAALGHWGQALYVVPSRKLVIVRYADDRDGRFSHNELLKQVLAALPGEGS; the protein is encoded by the coding sequence ATGCTGAAAGGTCTGCTATTGGTTCTTTTTGTTGTCATGGCTTGCGCCAAGGCTGAAGACTGGCCTGACCCTGAATGGCAGGTCGCCCCTGTAACCCTCAACTGGCAGGCCGTCGACAACTACGCCTTCCCCGCCCGCACCCCCGCCCGCAACGGCATCCGCACCGATGCGCTGTTGATCATCCGGGATGGCCGAATCCTTCATGAACGTTACGTGGCCCCCACCACCGCCAGCACGCCCCACCTGACCTGGTCGGTGAGCAAGAGCGTGCTGGCCACGCTGTTGGGCGTGGCGTTGGGTGAAGGGCGGTTTCACCTGCACGACCCGGTGGCGCGCTTCTATCCCGCCATGCAAGCGCACCCGAATGTACAAATGGTCGACCTGTTGCACTGGGCGAGTGGTCTGGAGTGGCAAGAAGACTATGAGTACGCGCCGCTGAAGTCGTCAGTGGTGGCCATGCTGTACACCCGAGGCCGCCACGACATGGCGGCCTACGCGGCTGCGCACGGCACTGGCGTGGCGCCAGGCCAGCGCTTTCACTATTCCAGTGGCGACAGCAACGTACTGGCCGCCGCATTGCGCGGCATGCTGGACGCGGGCCGGTACGCCGATTACCCGTGGCAGGCCTTGTTCACGCCGTTGGGCATCGACAGCGCCGTTTGGGAGCGCGATGCAGCCGGGACATTTATAGGCTCGTCCTACCTTTACCTCAGTGCCCGTGACCTGGCGCGTATCGGCTTGTTGATGCAGCGTGAGGGGCAGTGGGCTGGCCGCCAGTTGCTGCCGGCGAGTTGGGTAGCCTTTGCCCGCACGCCCTTCCAGCAGGCAGAAGCGGTACCCGGTGAAGCCAACCCCGGTGGGCATTGGTGGCTCAACCGCCCGCTGCCCGGCGCTGCCGCGCCCTGGCCCGATGCGCCGCCAGATACCTACGCGGCCCTCGGCCACTGGGGCCAGGCCCTGTATGTAGTGCCGAGCCGCAAGCTGGTGATCGTGCGTTACGCCGATGATCGCGACGGCCGCTTCAGCCATAACGAGCTGCTCAAACAGGTGCTGGCGGCATTGCCGGGGGAGGGCTCATGA
- a CDS encoding amidase produces the protein MKRLLLLMIVALLGWAWLERQALADFPGILSAYSAKEYCSCRFVMGFDEGYCRGYVKQWLPLTLLEENSQQRQVTAAGLGQRSQAAWQGAREGCRLLP, from the coding sequence ATGAAGCGTCTGTTGCTGCTGATGATTGTTGCCCTGCTGGGCTGGGCCTGGCTCGAGCGTCAAGCGCTGGCGGACTTCCCCGGCATCCTTTCGGCCTACTCGGCCAAGGAGTACTGCTCGTGCCGCTTTGTCATGGGCTTTGATGAAGGCTACTGCCGCGGGTACGTGAAGCAGTGGCTGCCATTGACCCTGCTGGAAGAGAACAGCCAGCAGCGGCAGGTAACAGCCGCCGGCCTGGGCCAACGCAGCCAAGCCGCCTGGCAGGGGGCGCGCGAGGGTTGCCGCTTGCTGCCGTGA
- a CDS encoding YceI family protein: protein MFKLPRLLPALLLALCLPAHANWHLDAESSRLSFITGKNGDTAEVHRFLVMHGTVDRKGAAALRIEMDSVSSGIPLRDERMREDLFEVERFAEASVKAQIDLRPINDLANGAQIELRLPLTVTLHGQSHSYNVLLLATRLDERRFQVVTLEPLILRANDFGLLPGLETLRKFAKLKSINPTVPVNAVLIFNAR, encoded by the coding sequence ATGTTCAAGTTGCCCCGTCTTTTGCCTGCCTTGCTGCTGGCTTTGTGCCTCCCTGCCCACGCCAACTGGCACCTTGATGCCGAGTCATCAAGGTTGTCATTCATCACGGGCAAGAACGGTGATACCGCCGAGGTGCACCGGTTTCTGGTCATGCATGGCACGGTAGACCGCAAGGGCGCGGCGGCACTGCGCATCGAGATGGATTCGGTCAGCAGCGGCATCCCGTTGCGTGACGAGCGCATGCGCGAAGACTTGTTCGAAGTCGAGCGCTTCGCCGAAGCCTCGGTGAAGGCGCAGATCGATTTGCGCCCGATCAACGACCTGGCCAATGGTGCGCAGATTGAACTGCGCTTGCCGCTGACCGTGACGCTGCATGGCCAGTCCCACAGCTACAACGTGCTGCTGCTCGCCACCCGGCTGGACGAGCGACGCTTCCAGGTCGTGACGCTGGAGCCGCTGATCCTGCGTGCCAACGATTTTGGCCTGCTGCCCGGGCTGGAGACCCTGCGCAAGTTCGCCAAGCTCAAATCCATCAACCCCACGGTGCCGGTCAACGCGGTGCTGATTTTCAACGCGCGCTGA